A region from the Inhella inkyongensis genome encodes:
- a CDS encoding uracil-DNA glycosylase produces MTQPLGRCFDDEALAVLDPQWQVVLRNWRQQEAAQQLIRRIEARQREGATIYPSQPLRALAATPLANCRVLLLGQDPYHGPGQAEGLAFSVPPGQAIPPSLRNIFKELHRDLGLQPPMTGHLGAWARRGVLLLNTSLTVEAGQAGAHARWGWEGLTDALISAVDREGDPKVFLLWGSHAQAKRSLIGARHRVLCTNHPSPLSALRPPVPFMGCGHFSESQAWLERQGRPWSWNLDKDFSA; encoded by the coding sequence TTGACTCAGCCGCTGGGTCGTTGCTTTGACGACGAGGCCTTGGCGGTCCTGGATCCCCAATGGCAGGTCGTCCTGCGGAATTGGCGCCAACAAGAGGCGGCGCAGCAACTGATCCGACGGATCGAGGCGCGCCAGCGCGAGGGCGCCACGATTTACCCCAGCCAACCCCTGCGCGCCCTGGCTGCCACGCCCTTGGCGAACTGCCGCGTGCTGCTGCTGGGGCAAGACCCCTATCACGGCCCGGGTCAGGCGGAGGGCCTGGCCTTCTCGGTGCCGCCCGGGCAGGCCATTCCGCCTAGTTTGCGCAACATCTTCAAAGAGTTGCACCGAGACCTGGGGCTGCAACCCCCAATGACCGGCCATCTGGGTGCTTGGGCCCGGCGCGGCGTGCTCCTGCTCAATACCTCATTGACCGTTGAGGCCGGGCAGGCCGGAGCGCATGCGCGTTGGGGCTGGGAAGGCTTGACTGATGCACTGATCTCTGCGGTCGACCGCGAAGGTGATCCCAAGGTGTTTTTGCTTTGGGGCAGCCATGCGCAAGCCAAGCGTTCGTTGATTGGCGCTCGCCATCGGGTGCTGTGCACCAACCACCCCTCGCCTTTGTCGGCGCTGCGACCGCCCGTTCCCTTCATGGGCTGCGGCCATTTCTCCGAGAGCCAGGCTTGGCTGGAGCGGCAGGGCCGCCCTTGGTCCTGGAACCTGGATAAAGATTTTTCCGCCTGA
- the tuf gene encoding elongation factor Tu produces the protein MAKGKFERTKPHVNVGTIGHVDHGKTTLTAAIATVLSKKFGGEAKAYDQIDAAPEEKARGITINTAHVEYETANRHYAHVDCPGHADYVKNMITGAAQMDGAILVCSAADGPMPQTREHILLARQVGVKYIIVFLNKCDMVDDAELLELVEMEVRELLSKYDFPGDDTPIVKGSAKLALEGDTGDLGEQAIMRLADALDTYIPQPERAIDGAFLLPVEDVFSISGRGTVVTGRVERGIVKVGEAIEIVGIRDVQTTTVTGVEMFRKLLDQGQAGDNVGVLLRGTKREDVERGQVLSKPGSIKPHTHFTGEVYVLSKDEGGRHTPFFNNYRPQFYFRTTDVTGSIELPKDKEMVMPGDNVSITVKLIAPIAMETGLRFAIREGGRTVGSGVVATIIE, from the coding sequence ATGGCAAAAGGTAAGTTTGAACGCACCAAGCCGCACGTCAACGTGGGCACCATCGGTCACGTGGACCATGGCAAGACCACGCTGACGGCCGCGATTGCGACCGTTCTGTCGAAGAAGTTCGGTGGCGAGGCCAAGGCCTACGACCAGATCGACGCAGCGCCTGAAGAGAAGGCTCGCGGTATCACGATCAACACCGCGCACGTTGAGTACGAGACGGCCAACCGCCACTACGCTCACGTGGACTGCCCGGGTCACGCCGACTACGTGAAGAACATGATCACCGGTGCCGCTCAGATGGACGGCGCCATTCTGGTGTGCTCGGCCGCTGACGGCCCGATGCCCCAGACCCGTGAGCACATCCTGCTGGCTCGTCAGGTGGGCGTGAAGTACATCATCGTCTTCCTGAACAAGTGCGACATGGTGGACGACGCTGAGCTGCTCGAGCTGGTCGAAATGGAAGTGCGCGAGCTGCTCTCCAAGTACGACTTCCCGGGCGACGACACCCCGATCGTCAAGGGTTCGGCCAAGCTGGCGCTGGAAGGCGACACGGGCGACCTGGGCGAGCAAGCCATCATGCGTCTGGCCGATGCGCTGGACACCTACATCCCCCAGCCTGAGCGTGCCATTGACGGCGCCTTCCTGCTGCCGGTGGAAGACGTGTTCTCGATCTCGGGCCGTGGCACTGTGGTGACCGGTCGCGTTGAGCGCGGCATCGTCAAGGTTGGTGAGGCCATCGAAATCGTGGGTATCCGCGACGTTCAGACCACCACCGTGACCGGCGTGGAAATGTTCCGCAAGCTGCTGGACCAGGGTCAGGCTGGCGACAACGTTGGCGTGCTGCTGCGCGGCACCAAGCGTGAAGACGTCGAGCGTGGCCAGGTTCTGAGCAAGCCCGGTTCGATCAAGCCGCACACCCACTTCACCGGCGAGGTGTATGTGCTGAGCAAGGACGAAGGCGGCCGTCACACCCCGTTCTTCAACAACTACCGTCCCCAGTTCTACTTCCGTACCACGGACGTGACCGGTTCGATCGAGTTGCCGAAGGACAAGGAAATGGTCATGCCTGGCGACAACGTCAGCATCACCGTCAAGCTGATCGCTCCGATCGCCATGGAAACCGGTCTGCGCTTCGCCATCCGCGAAGGTGGCCGCACCGTGGGTTCGGGCGTCGTGGCGACCATCATCGAGTAA